From a single Sorghum bicolor cultivar BTx623 chromosome 5, Sorghum_bicolor_NCBIv3, whole genome shotgun sequence genomic region:
- the LOC110435754 gene encoding bile salt-activated lipase-like: MPARPPPPPLGLARLPDDRASSGDGAPPVAEAPLVTAPSLVMTPTGDGAPPVPDPLRWRPPPAAAPSSDGVPPVPASPPATEPPLVTAPFSDGFMTKEQMEMEIMLQQMACNQSVYQLVFITSALIEGTK; the protein is encoded by the exons ATGCCcgcgcgcccgccgccgccgccgcttggCCTCGCCCGTCTGCCTGACGACAGAGCCTCCTCCGGCGATGGAGCACCTCCAGTGGCAGAGGCCCCTCTAGTGACGGCTCCCTCTCTGGTGATGACCCCCACCGGTGATGGAGCCCCTCCCGTGCCAGATCCTCTCCGGTGGCGGCCCCCTCCTGCGGCGGCCCCCTCCAGCGACGGGGTgcctccggtgccagcgtccccTCCGGCGACAGAGCCCCCTTTGGTGACGGCCCCCTTCAGCGACGGGTTCATG ACCAAGGAgcagatggagatggagataaTGCTGCAGCAAATGGCGTGCAACCAGAGTGTCTATCAATTG GTGTTTATAACCAGTGCACTAATTGAAGGCACTAAGTGA